The sequence ACCTCGTACGGCCCGTGCCCCGCGCGGCCCGGCGTGCGGGCCCGCAGGATGGGGGCATGGCCTCTCCCTTCCGGCTGCGAGCCGCCGCTCCCCCCTGGCCGCGTGCCACCGCCCTGACGACGGCCGCCGTGCTGCTGGCCGCCCTGCTGGCCGGTTGCGGCGACGACGATGTCAGCACCGGCGCCACCGCGTCCCTCGCGTCCCTGACGACGCAGACGCTGGACTGGACGGCCTGCCCGGCCCCGGACGAGGCGGAGGGCGGCGGGAGCGCGCCGTCGCCGCTGCCGAACGGCGCCACCTGGGAGTGCGCCACCCTGCGGGCGCCCCTGGACTGGAGCAGGCCGCAGGGGTCCACCATCGGCATCTCGCTGATCCGGGCCAAGGCCAGCGGGCCCGCGAGCGAGCGGCTCGGCTCGCTCGTCTTCAACTTCGGCGGCCCCGGCGGCAGCGGCGTCACCGCGCTGCCCGCGTTCGCGCAGGACTACGCGACCCTGCGCACCCGCTACGACCTGGTCAGCTTCGATCCGCGCGGAGTGGGCCGCAGCGCACCGGTGACCTGCAAGACCGACGCCCAGCTCGACACGTTCTTCCAGCAGGACGCGACCCCGGACAACGCGGCCGAGCGCGCCCAACTCGTCCGGCGCACCCGGAACTTCAACGCGGGCTGCGAGAGCAGGTCCGGGGAAGTTCTGCCGCATGTGCGCACCACCGACGCGGCCCGTGACATCGACCTGATGCGGCGGGTGCTCGGCGACAGCAAGCTGCACTACTTCGGCATCTCGTACGGCACCGAACTCGGCGGCGTGTACGCCCACTTGTTCCCCACGCACGTCGGACGGGCCGTGTTCGACGGGGTGGTGGACCCCACGCAGAATCCCGAGCAGAGCGCGCTCGGCCAGGCGAAGGGCTTCCAGCTGGCGCTCGGCAACTTCGCCGAGGACTGCGTCTCCAAGCCGGAGGGCTGTCCGCTCGGGGACACCCGGCAGGACGTCGAGAACCGCATCGCGAAGCTCCTGGCCGACCTGGACAAGAAGCCGATCCCGGGGATCGCCCCGCGCCTGCTCACCCAGACCGCGGCGACCAACGGCATCGCGCAGTCCCTGTACTCCAAGGACTTCTGGGAGTACCTCACCGAGGGCCTGGAGCAGGCGTACGACGGTGACGGCAAGGTCCTGATGGTGCTGTCCGACGCGATGAACGGCCGGGACGAGAACGGCCACTACAGCAACATCACCCCGGCGAACGTGGCGATCAACTGCGCCGACGAGAAGCCCCGTTACACGGTCGCCGACGTCCAGCGCGTGCTCCCCGAGTTCCGCGCCGCCTCGCCGCTGTTCGGGGACTTCCTGGCCTGGGGCATGATCGGCTGCACCGACTGGGCCGTGCCGGGCGCCGCCTACCACCCCGACGTCAGCGCCCCCGGTTCGGCGCCGATCCTGGTCGTCGGCAACACGGGCGACCCGGCCACCCCCTACGAGGGCGCGCGGCGGATGGCGGAGGCGCTCGGCAAGGGCGTCGGCGTCCAGCTGACGTTCAAGGGCCAGGGGCACGGCGCGTACGACAGCAAGGACCCGTGTGTGCAGAGCAAGGTGAACGCCTACCTGCTCCACGGGACGATCCCGAAGGCGGGCGCGGTCTGCGGCTGAGCCGCGCGCGACCCGGCCCGGAGGGGAAAACCCCTCCGGGCCGGACGCCGTACGCGTCCCCGCCGGATCACACCGTGCCGAGCGCGGTGCGCAGGACGGCGATGGCCTGGGCGATGGCGGCACCGGCGGCGTGGGTCCCGCGCAGCGCGTCGAGCATCACGAAGTCGTGGATGATGCCCTGGTAGCGCACGGCGGTCACCGGTACCCCGGCGGCCCGGAGCCGGGCGGCGTAGGCCTCGCCCTCGTCCCGCAGCACATCGGCCTCACCGGTGATGACCAGCGCCGGGGGCAGTCCGGTGAGCTGCTCGGTGGTGGCGCGCAGCGGCGACGCGGTGATCTCGGCGCGCTGCTTCTCGTCGGTCGTGTACTGGTCCCAGAACCACCGCATGGCGTCGCGGCGCAGGAAGTAGCCCTCGGCGAACCGGTGGTACGACGGGGTGTCGAAGGACGCGTCGGTGACCGGGTAGAACAGCACCTGCTGGACCAGCGGGACGTCGCCGCGCTCCTTGGCCATCAGGGTGAGCGCGGCCGACATGTTGCCGCCGACGGAGTCACCGGCGACCGCGATCCTGGCGGCGTCCAGGCCGTGTGCGGCGCCCTCGCGGACGACCCACTGGGCGACGGCGTAGTTCTGCTCGACGGCGACCGGGTAGCGGGCCTCGGGCGAGAGGTCGTACTCGGGGAAGACGACGGCCGCGCGGGCGCCGACGGCCAGTTCGCGGACCAGGCGGTCGTGGGTGTGGGCGTTGCCGAACACCCAGCCGGCGCCGTGGATGTAGACGATCACCGGCAGGGTGCCGGTGGCCCCGGCTGGGCGGACGATCCGGGCGCGGACGGAACCGGTGGGCCCGCCCTGCACATTCACCCACTCCTCGTCGACGGCCGGCTTCTCGATCTTCCCGGACTGCACCTCGTCCACGGCCTTGCGGCCCTCGACCGGGCCGAGGTCGAAGAGGTACGGCGGGTTCGCGGTGGCCTCGGCGAAGGCGGCGGCGGCCGGCTCCAGCACCGGACGGGCCGCGGTCCCGGTGATTCCGGCGGTCTCGGTGATCTCGGTGATCTCGGACATGAGGAGCTCCTGACGGGTCGGGCCGGCGACCGGATCGTCCGGCCGGCGGGTACGACAAGGAAGGTACCGCCCGATTAGATCGTGCGCAACTAAGTTGTGCACGATCTAATTGCGATCGATGGGCCACTGCTAAAATGGGACTTTTCATCCGTCCGAGGGAGGACGCCCGCCATGGACCAGGTCACGCAGCCCGAGCCGGCCATCCCCGCACCGGGCTCGCTCCTGCTCCAGGACCAGCTGTGCTTCGCCCTGTACGCGGCCTCGCGCGCGGTCACCGCGCGCTACCGGCCCCTGCTGGACGAACTGGGCCTGACCTATCCGCAGTACCTGGTGATGCTGGCCCTCTGGGAGCGGGACGCGCTCTCCGTCAGCGACCTGGGCGGCGCGCTCCAGCTGGAGTCGAGCACGCTCTCCCCGCTGCTCAAGCGGCTGGAGGCGGCCGGTCTCGTGCGCCGCGAGCGCCGCCCCCACGACGAGCGCTCCGTCACCGTCCGCCTCACCGGGTCCGGCACCGCCCTGCGCGACAGGGCCCGGTCGGTCCCCCTGGCCATCGGCGGCGCCATGGGGCTCACCCCCGAACAGGACGCCATGGCCAGACAGCTGCTCCGGCTGCTCACGACGAACGTGACGGCCGAATAGACGAGAGGGACGGCCGGGCGACGCAGAAGCCCGCGGCCCCGAACTCGTGTTCAGGGCCGCGGGCTTCCCGACGAAGGCGGCGGCCGGTCAGTAGACCGGCTTGTGCGGCTCGATCTGGTTGACCCAGCCGATGACACCGCCGCCGACATGGACGGCGTCGGCGAAGCCGGCGGACTTCAGGACCGCGAGGACTTCCGCACTGCGGACACCCGTCTTGCAGTGCAGGACGATCCGCTTGTCGTGGGGCAGCGACTCCAGGGCGGTGCCCATGAGGAACTCGTTCTTCGGGATCAGCGTGGCGCCCGGGATGGAGACGATCTCGTACTCGTTCGGCTCGCGGACGTCGATGATCTCGATGTTCTCGCCGTCGTCGATCCACTCCTTGAGCTGCTTGGGAGTGATCG is a genomic window of Streptomyces sp. WP-1 containing:
- a CDS encoding alpha/beta hydrolase, with translation MASPFRLRAAAPPWPRATALTTAAVLLAALLAGCGDDDVSTGATASLASLTTQTLDWTACPAPDEAEGGGSAPSPLPNGATWECATLRAPLDWSRPQGSTIGISLIRAKASGPASERLGSLVFNFGGPGGSGVTALPAFAQDYATLRTRYDLVSFDPRGVGRSAPVTCKTDAQLDTFFQQDATPDNAAERAQLVRRTRNFNAGCESRSGEVLPHVRTTDAARDIDLMRRVLGDSKLHYFGISYGTELGGVYAHLFPTHVGRAVFDGVVDPTQNPEQSALGQAKGFQLALGNFAEDCVSKPEGCPLGDTRQDVENRIAKLLADLDKKPIPGIAPRLLTQTAATNGIAQSLYSKDFWEYLTEGLEQAYDGDGKVLMVLSDAMNGRDENGHYSNITPANVAINCADEKPRYTVADVQRVLPEFRAASPLFGDFLAWGMIGCTDWAVPGAAYHPDVSAPGSAPILVVGNTGDPATPYEGARRMAEALGKGVGVQLTFKGQGHGAYDSKDPCVQSKVNAYLLHGTIPKAGAVCG
- a CDS encoding alpha/beta hydrolase, which produces MSEITEITETAGITGTAARPVLEPAAAAFAEATANPPYLFDLGPVEGRKAVDEVQSGKIEKPAVDEEWVNVQGGPTGSVRARIVRPAGATGTLPVIVYIHGAGWVFGNAHTHDRLVRELAVGARAAVVFPEYDLSPEARYPVAVEQNYAVAQWVVREGAAHGLDAARIAVAGDSVGGNMSAALTLMAKERGDVPLVQQVLFYPVTDASFDTPSYHRFAEGYFLRRDAMRWFWDQYTTDEKQRAEITASPLRATTEQLTGLPPALVITGEADVLRDEGEAYAARLRAAGVPVTAVRYQGIIHDFVMLDALRGTHAAGAAIAQAIAVLRTALGTV
- a CDS encoding MarR family winged helix-turn-helix transcriptional regulator, coding for MDQVTQPEPAIPAPGSLLLQDQLCFALYAASRAVTARYRPLLDELGLTYPQYLVMLALWERDALSVSDLGGALQLESSTLSPLLKRLEAAGLVRRERRPHDERSVTVRLTGSGTALRDRARSVPLAIGGAMGLTPEQDAMARQLLRLLTTNVTAE